A stretch of the Capsicum annuum cultivar UCD-10X-F1 chromosome 10, UCD10Xv1.1, whole genome shotgun sequence genome encodes the following:
- the LOC107844754 gene encoding NAC domain-containing protein 6, translating into MEESAMELDLPGFRFHPTEEELLEFYLKNKVLGRKLRCDVIGLLNIYSHDPWDLPGLATIGEREWYFFVPRYRKHGSGGRPNRTTQKGFWKATGSDKKIFGLSHPRNIIGLKKTLVFYTGRAPRGSKTDWVMNEFRLPDPFSSPQDIVLCKIYRKATSLKVLEQRAAIEEEIKTAKHVDVSPCSITQPIDTVSFCNEHHELMATSITYQSHGFLMSIAKDEVEEDILSVTENNQYEVSGEVKGESNYFRPKLLNGQDNLAELHVPKFSMDFSQDPVWMQLRSPWLDNFSLTPSAFVHNF; encoded by the exons ATGGAAGAATCAGCAATGGAGCTTGATCTGCCAGGCTTCCGCTTCCATCCAACAGAAGAAGAGCTTCTTGAAttttacctcaaaaataaggtcTTAGGTAGGAAATTGCGATGCGATGTAATTGGTCTTCTCAACATTTATAGTCATGATCCTTGGGACCTGCCAG GGCTGGCGACTATTGGCGAGAGAGAATGGTACTTTTTTGTGCCAAGGTATAGAAAACATGGCAGTGGAGGGCGCCCTAACAGGACTACTCAAAAGGGATTTTGGAAGGCAACTGGTTCTGATAAAAAGATTTTTGGTTTATCACATCCTAGGAATATAATTGGCCTCAAGAAGACACTGGTTTTCTATACTGGCAGAGCGCCTCGAGGCTCTAAGACAGATTGGGTCATGAATGAGTTTCGTTTACCTGATCCTTTCTCGTCACCTCAG GACATAGTGTTGTGCAAAATATACAGGAAAGCGACCTCTTTAAAGGTGTTGGAGCAGAGGGCTgcaattgaagaagaaataaagaccGCAAAGCATGTAGATGTATCTCCTTGTTCAATTACCCAGCCCATAGACACCGTGTCATTTTGCAACGAACATCATGAACTAATGGCCACGTCAATAACTTATCAGAGCCACGGGTTCTTGATGTCAATCGCCAAGGATGAAGTAGAAGAGGATATTTTATCAGTTACTGAGAACAACCAATACGAAGTATCAGGAGAAGTCAAAGGCGAGAGTAATTACTTCAGGCCAAAATTACTGAATGGGCAAGACAACCTGGCTGAGTTGCACGTCCCTAAATTCAGCATGGACTTTAGTCAAGACCCTGTTTGGATGCAATTGCGTAGTCCTTGGCTTGATAATTTCAGTTTGACACCTTCAGCATTTGTGCATAACTTTTAG